The nucleotide window GTTCTTTTACCTCTTCATTTATTTTCTTAATTTCCTCGTCGATATTCTTTAAAGATTCGATCTCACTATGAAGATTTTCTATTTCCTCATTTAGCTTTTTAAGCTGTCTCATTACATTATCGTAACTTGCCTTATTATTTGAAAGTCTTCTATATTCCCTTTCTATTTTATTTAATTCGTTAGTAATCTTCTTCAGTTCTTCTTCTAGTTCATTCTTATTTAATTCTAATTGTAAAATGTAACTTTTTGCTTCTTTTATTATTTTTTGTTTGTGCTCCTCATCTAGGGGTCTTCCACATACAGGACAAGTTTCCCCCTCAACTTGGCTAATATTATTTATTATCTCATTTTTCTCAGATATTAAGCTTTCAACTTTGGCTAATTGAGCTCTAAGATTAAGTTGTTTTTTCCTAGTCTCCTCTACCTTTTGTTCTAGACTATTAACCTTGTCTATATCATTAGAAAGCTCACTTGCATCTTTCTCTAAACGTTCTTTTAAATTTAGTTTAGAATCCAAATCGGATTTCAATTTGAGGTACTGTTGATATTTTGGCTGTAATTCTTCCAGTTTCCTTTCTAATTCCTTGTATTTTAAGTATTTTGGCTCAAGTTCTTCCTTTCTTCTAATAGCTTTTTCGTATTCCTCAATTTCTTTTTCTAAATTAATTACATTGGCTGACATTTCTGTATGACTTTTCGCTAAAACTTCATATTTCTCGAATTTTAGCTTGATGTTCCTTAGATTCTCAAGTTCGTTTATCTCCTTTTCGAGTTGATCCATGTTCTCTGTTTGTTTCCTCAATTCTTCTATACTCCTATTTAACTCATTTAATTCGCCTTCTTTTATCTTTAAGGTAGTTGTCAACTTTAAGTACTGGTTTCTTTTTTTCTCATACTCATCGAATTGATCCTTTATGTCTTTTATCCGTTTTTCTAGGTTCTTTATCTCATCTTCCAGCTTTTCCTTATCTTTTTTTAACTCCAATACTCTAGCTCTTTTTTCCTCCACGGTCTTCTTAAAATTGTTATAGTCTTGTTCTATTCTATCTAGTTCCCTTAATTTATTCTCCAAGTTTTTCCTAAATTCTACTATTGGTCCTCTACTATCAATGAGTTTCTCAATTAGTTCCAATTTAAGAATTTTGCCCATAATTTCTTGGAAATTCTCCAAAATTTTATCCAGTTCTCCTTGCCTAACTATTATTGTTGATAGGGCAATATCTTTATCAATACCTAGAATTTTTTCTATTTCATTAGAGACTACTGTTGCGCTACGTGCGATTGGGAATTGATTCCTTATTAACCTATCTTCTGTAGTGCTCCTTATATCCCTTATTATTTCTATTTTATCTTTTTCATTGGAAAGGTATAAGGTAACACTACCTCTATTTGAACCTTTTCTTATTAA belongs to Saccharolobus solfataricus and includes:
- a CDS encoding AAA family ATPase: MRIDKITLTNFLSHEHSEIQFMGEINVIVGQNGAGKSSIIDGIVFSLFRTHSRGNNDNLIRKGSNRGSVTLYLSNEKDKIEIIRDIRSTTEDRLIRNQFPIARSATVVSNEIEKILGIDKDIALSTIIVRQGELDKILENFQEIMGKILKLELIEKLIDSRGPIVEFRKNLENKLRELDRIEQDYNNFKKTVEEKRARVLELKKDKEKLEDEIKNLEKRIKDIKDQFDEYEKKRNQYLKLTTTLKIKEGELNELNRSIEELRKQTENMDQLEKEINELENLRNIKLKFEKYEVLAKSHTEMSANVINLEKEIEEYEKAIRRKEELEPKYLKYKELERKLEELQPKYQQYLKLKSDLDSKLNLKERLEKDASELSNDIDKVNSLEQKVEETRKKQLNLRAQLAKVESLISEKNEIINNISQVEGETCPVCGRPLDEEHKQKIIKEAKSYILQLELNKNELEEELKKITNELNKIEREYRRLSNNKASYDNVMRQLKKLNEEIENLHSEIESLKNIDEEIKKINEEVKELKLYYEEFMRLSKYTKEELDKKRVKLDEMKKKKEEIEKEMRGLESELKGLDRKALESKILDLENKRVKLDEMKKKKGILEDYIRQVKLLQEEVKNLREEVNIIQFDENRYNELKTSLDAYNLSLKEKENRKSRIEGELESLEKDIEEISNRIANYELQLKDREKIINAINKLEKIRSALGERKLQSYIIMTTKQLIENNLNDIISKFDLSIKNVEMEIMPKTGRGRSSSGDILVYTNSGDTLPIVSLSGGERIALSIALRLAIAKALMSNTNFFILDEPTIHLDDQRKAYLIEIIRAAKESVPQIIVVTHDEEVVQAADYVIRVEKRGNKSFVREET